AACCAAAgacatactatatttatagTACTTCGAGCTCATCgtttctttgaacttttcaaatatgGGATTAttgcacttctaatattttatcaaaACTCAACAAAATTTTCCATTCCCACTATTGAATTGTGGCCTTTTGATCCTTCTTTCCCTTCCATGAAACTAATTTGTTATATAAGAATAAATGATGGAGCTGgttctctttttctcctttttatgttgtttcataaaaaaaaaaaatgataaaagatgaaggagaaattttgaacagtacaagagagagaaaaaaaaaaggagaggtTTTAATGAGAGATGTACAAAAGAGAACATAGAGTACTAAAGGGTGTAGGGTATTTTTGCAGATGCCCAAACTATCATTTTCACTCCACAAAGCTGAAAACCAACTTTCTAgtaaaattggttttttttttttttttttcctttaacattattttttactttcttCATACAGATCATCAATATCTTGctttatatatcaaatatgatGTCTCATCCTAACTTAGGAACACAAATAATGCCACCCCATGTTCTTTAATTCCCACtttctgaaaattcaattaaaagtgtttcttctttttccttgaaTAGTCtctttcaaactttcaattctGCATTTACTCTTCAAACCCCATAACCAAATTTAGGTCCCACCCCTTCTTTTTAATTACTCTAATCCCACATTACCTCCCTATCTTTTAGGGGACGATTGGGATACtaagttgattattatagttggCTGTTATTATAGTTAatgggttataatagttagtATTTTGGACATATTATTTTAGTGTCtaaattataatagtttgtatttggaTAGAAAATAGTGAAATAGTACTTActatatttaattatagattataaatagttatatacatcattattatatttgtgTCCTAAATATGAAGTGGACTATAATCACCTCACGAACTTTTAGTTGGTGCCCTCAAATGGCCCCTAACCAATCCcttcatgtatatatatataaatacacaTCCTTTGTTGTAAAGAAGATGACCTTATTTTAGATTAACATAATGAAGAAAGAGCAGGCATGAGAGGTTGGCATGAAActcgttcttcttcttcttgtgcaGCCTGCAAATTGCTGAAAAGAAGATGCATTCCCACTTGCATATTTGCTCCTTACTTTAGGTCTGATGAGCCAAAGAAATTTGCCAAAGTTCATAAGGTTTTTGGGGCAAGTAATGTGAGCAAGATTCTTACTGAAGTGCCTGAGGAGCAGAGAGAAGATACGGTCAATTCTTTGGCTTATGAGGCTGAAGCAAGGCTGAGAGATCCTGTTTATGGCTGCATCGGTGCCATAGCTTTGTTGCAGACTAAAATGGTGGAGCTTCAACATGATCTTGCTCTTGCCAAAGCTCGTCTTGCTCGTTATGCTAATGATTCTTCTCATCATAATCTTAatgtttcttcttcctcttcttctttcgaaaattgtgttgttaatatGTCTTATGGTGGATTGAGTTTTTCTGCTGGGCAGAGCTCTTCTGATATCACCCAATATGGATATTTATGTGATTTCAACCATTTTCCTTATCCATTTAAAGCTTGAAACTCTgtgatctctctctctctgtctcTATCATCAGGGTTTCAtgaaagatttttctttttttgtttctgTATGATCATCGGTTATACTCAATGtatctgtatcttagttttttaggaATTAACGTGTCGTCGTACTCTATCCTATCCATATCTTATATCCGTATTtatgtctgtgcttcataggttcAATCCCAACTCAATTCTTGTTATATGTTCAATTCTTAAACATATTACTCGACTAATCTTATTAGACAATTAGGTATCTTACTATTGATTAAACTAGTTTTGCTTTTTTCTCACTACTGGAGAATCTTCAAGGCTTTATGATGAGAAACAAGGAAGTAGAAACTGATTTTGAGGATTCTTTCAAAACAAAGAAGAATCGAAAGTTTGAactttttcatctttcttatgAATTCCAAAGTGCAGTTGAAATTAAGAGTGATAGCAGATGTGTAAATTATGATCAATTATATTTTTCCCCTTTTCATTTAATTAGTCTTCTCTTCttcatatatttgttttaaatggtaTCTATTTTTCTTGTTGGTGGGACATTTATATTATCTAATTAAGTTGCAATCTTATGCTTATTTGGTATTTGATTAAATTGTTCATTCTCTTTTTGTATCATTAACAAAATATAGAgttaataaatatgaaaaagaatctgttattttactttttcttttccaagaggGAACAatttttgcacaactcttttgCTTTTGTGCAGTTTATTTTGTTTAACATTTGTACGAATCTCTTataaattcctttttttttctttttaagatgGGGACTATATAATGGATCcgattgaaatttatttttaacttaaattaaTCCAGAATTAAATATATGTGGTATTATGGCCAACctaaacataattaaattgaCTACTCttctctccaaaaaaaaaaaaaaaaaagattctcTTGAAAATCCTACCttcgaaaattttaaaaacctcGCAATTTTTATAGGCTATTCCTTGCAAATTTAggtaatatgttttttttttccctttttctttttgtttttgtgaaAAGAGAATAAAAGTTAAATCATTATTCCAAATCATCATGGGTCTAGTGGTAGATAAGGAAACATCTCCTTGATAGGGCTAAGAGGTTATAGGTGATCACCTTActataatttaatatcctacGAGTTTTCTTGACACCAAAATATTGTAAGATCAGATATGTTGTATTGTGAGATTAGTTGAAGTATGCGTAAGTTGACTCGAACACTCACGAATATCTAAAAAAAGTTGAATCATTATTTCTGTCACGCATGCTCACGTCAAAAAGTCTTCTATGGTTTTTATCctatataaaattata
This genomic window from Benincasa hispida cultivar B227 chromosome 4, ASM972705v1, whole genome shotgun sequence contains:
- the LOC120075947 gene encoding LOB domain-containing protein 21: MRGWHETRSSSSCAACKLLKRRCIPTCIFAPYFRSDEPKKFAKVHKVFGASNVSKILTEVPEEQREDTVNSLAYEAEARLRDPVYGCIGAIALLQTKMVELQHDLALAKARLARYANDSSHHNLNVSSSSSSFENCVVNMSYGGLSFSAGQSSSDITQYGYLCDFNHFPYPFKA